GTGCCGTTCGCCGTCTGCAGAAAGCTCGCGACCACCTCGCCATATCTTTTGTCCTGGAGGCCAACGACACAAGCCTCTGAAATAGCGGGGTGGCTGAGCAATCGATCCTCGATCTCAGTCGGAGAGATGTTCTCGCCACCTGCCAGATATTTAGTTGAAGTCTTCGGAACTCAAATTTGAAACTTACCACGAATAATCAAGTCCTTGATGCGTCCTGTGATGTGAGCATAGCCATCAGCGTCGATCAAGCCCTCGTCGCCTGTGTGCATCCAAACCACTCCATTGTCGTCGACCTTCATCACTTCTTTCGTCTTTTCTTGATCTTTCCAGTAACCCTTCTGCAATGCGAAACCACTGGTGCATAGTTCTCCTCGAGTTCCATGTGGCACAATGGCTCCTTGAGCATCTACCACTTTGGCCGCAGTATGTGGAAGGGCCTTGCCCACGGACGCATTTCTCTTCTCATGAGCATCCTCAAGGGACGTGATAAATGTAACTGGGCTGGTCTCTGTCATCCCATAAGCGATCAGAATGCCCTCAACGTGCATCCTTTCGCGAATAGCGGTCATCAAAGCGGCTGGCACAGGAGAGCCTGCGATGAGACCTGTCCGCAGGGTGCTGATTGGAGAGCCTGACTGCTGGAGCGCCTCCAACTCGGCAAGAAACATGCTTGAAACTCCAAGAAGGGCCGTCGCCTTCTCGTTCAACACAGCGGATAGTGTTGCCTCTGCATTGAAATTATCAGAGGCAAACACGATGGAACTGCCGTGGCAGAATGAAGCAAGGAACCCCATGATGAGCCCGAAGCAGTGGAACAGAGGTGGGGGGCAGCACACAACGTCTGCCTCGGTCAGTCGCATGGCGTCCCCCACAAATTGAGCATCATTCACCAAGTTGCTAGACAGTTCATCAGCTTGGTATTTCTCACTCAGGGCTTGGCGCGGTATCTTACATATGAGTTAGAGTAGCGGCCTTCGGGCGACCCGTGGTTCCTAGAGGATGTTGAGCACGGGATGGAATCTAGATGGTAGCTAAACTCACCGGAAGTAAACTGGAGGTTCAGTACATCCGAAGGGCGAACCTTGCGTGCTGCTCGTCTCAAGACGGAGTCGTTCATGAAAATTGACTGTCCGCGGTTGAAGAAGAAACTGTAAGATTCAAGCATGCTACCCTGAGGAGCTTGTTCGAACTTTTGCAGGTAGACAATTTGTTTGAGCGGAGACTGTCCTTTGTCAAGACTCAAGAGACTTTCTAGGTGCGGCGACAGCGACTTTGTCCCTATTTGAGGCGACATCAAAAGGAGTTTGCAGCCTTTGGCATTGTGAAGAATTAGTAGAGGAACCAGTATTGAGATAATCACCATGGTTTGCTTACCACTGGCTAACACGGCATTTTTCAACTCGTCGGGCGAGTACGTATTGTTGaaaactacgtaggggcatCCAATGCGAGCAGCCCCAAGAAAAAGCTCAATATACTGATAGCAATTCCCCGCAATGATTCCCACACGGTCTCCGTGATGGAGTCCAACCTCAAGGATTGCTTTGGCTATAACTTTGCTGCGGTCTGCGAGCTCCCGATAAGTGAGCCGTGTAGACTGCCACGGGACAATGACGGCAGGGCGGTCCCCATACTTTTTCGACTGTTCTTCAATGATTGAACCAAGCGGCTTAAGGATAAGAGGCGGCGAAGCAGGCCCCTGAACCAGAGAGAGCGATGCATCCACCGAAGGCGTCATGATTGCGGaaggtgaggtaaggtacttgACGATGAGAACGATGGGCAGAAAAGACAATCAGTAATATGAGCCAGATGCGAGATTTCGTCTATGAAAACTAATCTACATACCATAAGTCATAAATACTGTTCCCCGGATGTCTGATAGCCGACATCGAGGTGGGCCAACCGGGGCCCGAGGGGCACGCGGGGATCGGTCCGGCAGAGCGCCAATGCCCTGACCCATACTCAGAAACCCAGTACTTCTACCGAGTCACACGCGACCAAGACGCAACTGACTCTGCTCGATACCCACAGCTTTACTTCTTCCCTCAATTTGATCAACATGATTGAGCAGCTTTTTCCCGTCGAGAAGTCAACCGTTGACCTCACTGCATCCAACTTCCAAGCGAATCGTCAAGCATGGGAGCCGGTTTTGCAAGAATTTGACAGTTATCTGAAAGATGTGTCCTCGGAAGGGGATGAGGCTTCCACATTGAGACACCAAACGAGACACCAACTGCTGCGTAGGTCGCTTTTCGGTAATTAACATATTGAGACATTTGAGCTGACTAGCACGGTCCAATGAAGCACGAGACAGGATTGCGTTGCTGCTCGATGCAGACTCGCCGTTTCTTGAGTTAGGATGCTTCGCGGGGTTCAGGGTCTCCGGGTCTAACTCCTGCGCAAATATCATTGCAGGTATCGGCCTTGTTAGGTGAGTTCACTTGGGAGCACTGGTTATCAATCCATTTCTAACAGAGAACGAGTCAACGGCCATGCCTTCTTATGTCGCATATCCCAACGCAGAGTGGAGGAGCTTGGAATGAAATGACAGGTGAGAGCTTATTCTCCATTTCTCTCGAGGCCAGACTCCTAACATAAGGGCAGTCCTCAAGGTCAACCGTATACTTGAAATAGGATTCGAGAACGATCTGCCTCTAATCTCACTGGTTCAGTCGGTAGGATTGCCATCACCAAGCGGAATAAAAATATTCTGACTATCAAAGGCTGGTGTCTTCTTACCTCAACAGTTTCGAGTCTTCcattgttagtatccctattatagggtagttagttcgaaccgtagttaacaaagagatcaattaaactatataaatatctacgtaataagtataaaaaaagaggttctaattataagttaggctagctataataattataaatagggcccctaattagcccctatatagttagctatataccgtggtcaaattagacttctaatctaatactaactttctcttttttttattaatttaattactacggttagaaatataattcgacctcgggcccatttactaagtcgtctccttttcccccttttctttactctttttatataacctatccttttatttatatagtaacttttttactacttacgaattactctaatcccttatttagtactacttttataaaagcgtttacgaagttatctttactattaatctaacggatcttaagtatctcgcaccttttatataattacttaagggctataatatcgattataagccttttttccttcgtcgttcctaatttaataaggtatttatatagtaagtaagaattagtataaataactattagaataagtaaaaggctaattcgatcggtaatcttttttaacgttattaaaattatataagagaggttaacgccgttaactatattataaacctccgatattagtatacttctcgttacccgcttatttttagttaacgagtaatagattatattaccgtatatagtaaattcgctcttatttatactctcgttagctaagataataatataccctaattataaagtaaggtcgttattatttataaataacttattaataaagacgtagagcttattaattataaggttgattaagtaataaacaagaccttaattaagatttatctactactacttaagccgcttattaagtactttgacgttttatttaattagatctatagcctatactaccttagcgtagttaaaagttatcttaggctaataaatacttataatatatacccctcgcgcgagcttagctttatactactttttaatatcggttatgtttagattaacgaggttaatcgtctcgccctacccgttttattaaaaaacgacgtttTCCTTTtcgattataagaatcccgctattaaatactaagggggtatttattataaagacctcttttagctttattacgaagcccgctttttaaagctctttattttctttttttataaagttaatattaaataggcttaatatatcgtcggtctatattctaatgattttaaattagtcgccttcgtactccgcgattagtaagtataggtcgtatataaaagtaattattaatagttaattaatataaaaatcgtagtaaatagcctactaataggtacccaattttacgagcctatataatagcttaagtactttaataatcgtactttctaagtacttactagctattttcttcggtaaataggctaggattttccttatgagccctatagccgattaagtataagcttaggtaatattacggctctaattcttatatcccttcttccatagcgatgctattattattattattaatcgttagttatagtgctatatagtaggcgattatataagtagcgtcgcttttttaacgttaccgtacccctaaattacgtatctagacttctcgtacggctagggtgttcttttccctttaatcttacgaactatttataatttaaatatatagaggtttatatatttttttaggttatataggataaattaataaacccctcgatcgtaaagagtatctatttcgataagatctaatctcttatatagctttttagtaattataattat
The DNA window shown above is from Colletotrichum lupini chromosome 7, complete sequence and carries:
- a CDS encoding methylcrotonoyl-CoA carboxylase beta chain encodes the protein MIEQLFPVEKSTVDLTASNFQANRQAWEPVLQEFDSYLKDVSSEGDEASTLRHQTRHQLLPRDRIALLLDADSPFLELGCFAGFRVSGSNSCANIIAGIGLVRVEELGMK
- a CDS encoding 4-coumarate-CoA ligase, with protein sequence MTPSVDASLSLVQGPASPPLILKPLGSIIEEQSKKYGDRPAVIVPWQSTRLTYRELADRSKVIAKAILEVGLHHGDRVGIIAGNCYQYIELFLGAARIGCPYVVFNNTYSPDELKNAVLASGTKSLSPHLESLLSLDKGQSPLKQIVYLQKFEQAPQGSMLESYSFFFNRGQSIFMNDSVLRRAARKVRPSDVLNLQFTSGTTGRPKAATLTHINLVNDAQFVGDAMRLTEADVVCCPPPLFHCFGLIMGFLASFCHGSSIVFASDNFNAEATLSAVLNEKATALLGVSSMFLAELEALQQSGSPISTLRTGLIAGSPVPAALMTAIRERMHVEGILIAYGMTETSPVTFITSLEDAHEKRNASVGKALPHTAAKVVDAQGAIVPHGTRGELCTSGFALQKGYWKDQEKTKEVMKVDDNGVVWMHTGDEGLIDADGYAHITGRIKDLIIRGGENISPTEIEDRLLSHPAISEACVVGLQDKRYGEVVASFLQTANGTVKLTDSEVKDWVTEKLGRHKAPEHVFWIGHPDVGTSLPKTGSGKYQKHLIRDLGDALLNKSARKAKL